A genomic segment from Phragmites australis chromosome 6, lpPhrAust1.1, whole genome shotgun sequence encodes:
- the LOC133922056 gene encoding uncharacterized protein LOC133922056, protein MPPLAPPADQKAGPRQRHAEKAAGVVLREALTQRSASFHGRGVAEEQQRDHLLRQRPRTHTDLLAGIRGQGIRQAGGDAAAPWAAGRRAAPSKVLVTVTVQQSMWPLHVMACTQWRVADLVTAAVELYVREGRRPLLPSAEPSAFGLHYSQFSLQSLDPEETLMELGSRSFFLCPKAAAVAASSTCSSTEASKATTTSTNKPKMTVPWLGFMKFWSLL, encoded by the exons ATGCCTCCTCTTGCGCCGCCGGCGGATCAGAAGGCCGGGCCACGGCAGCGGCACGCGGAGAAGGCGGCAGGGGTAGTGCTTCGTGAGGCGCTCACGCAGCGGTCAGCGTCGTTCCACGGCCGCGGCGTGgccgaggagcagcagcgcgacCACCTTCTGAGGCAGAGGCCCCGGACGCATACGGACCTGCTCGCGGGCATCAGGGGGCAGGGCATCCGGCAAGCCGGAGGCGACGCTGCTGCCCCATGGGCCGCCGGCAGGAGGGCCGCGCCGAGCAAGGTGCTGGTGACCGTGACCGTACAGCAGAGCATGTGGCCGCTGCACGTCATGGCGTGCACCCAGTGGCGCGTTGCCGACCTTGTCACTGCGGCGGTGGAGCTGTACGTCAGGGAAGGACGTCGGCCGCTGCTGCCGTCCGCCGAGCCGTCGGCCTTCGGGCTTCATTACTCCCAGTTCAGCTTGCAGA GTTTGGACCCAGAAGAGACGCTGATGGAGCTGGGGAGCAGGAGCTTCTTCCTCTGCCCCAAGGCTGCAGCAGTTGCTGCTTCCTCTACTTGTTCATCAACTGAAGCCAGCAAGGCCACAACCACATCTACCAACAAGCCAAAGATGACAGTACCATGGCTTGGGTTCATGAAGTTCTGGTCGCTGCTGTAG